The Gossypium arboreum isolate Shixiya-1 chromosome 6, ASM2569848v2, whole genome shotgun sequence DNA window GTTAAAAAAACTAAGCAAATAAAGCACATCAACTAGCAAAAACATCGACTCTTAAATCAATCGaaagtattaaaataaaataaatatgtagCAACAACATTAGCAAATGAATTAAAAGATAATATAATGAGCAAAGAGATCTGCAAGATGAAGATGAAAAGATTATGAGAAATGCATAACTTACTCGATTTCAAAAGGCAAAACTTTAGCAGAATTTGAATCTGGGGAAGCAGGGATTTTagataagaaattttaaaattcagatcTCCACAGCTTCaagtaatataaatattaattttctttCTCGGATTTATTTAGGCAAAGAGGGAATGTTTAGGGTTTCTCCAAGGCAGCGGCTTTGAAGATGCCGAAACTCTTTGACCTTGGTGATGTTTTTTGCTCTGACACCGAAGAAGAAAACAgtgtattttctttgttaaccaAATAAACGGCATCGTTTCCTTTTGTTTTAAACCCAGAAGGCCCATAATAATATTGGGCCATTTTTGAGGCTACGACATCAACGCTACTTCCGTTTAAAAGCTATCCTTCGAGCTCTGGGAGTTTTCAGTGAGGTGAACCGAAGGCAGAGCTGCTCGGAGCTCCATACACGATCCGAAACCGATAGAGATTCAAATTAAAGGAGAATGTGCGGGGACGCTACAAACTGGGACGAAGAAGCATATAGGGAGAGTATATTAAGGGAAAGAGAGATCCAAACTCGAACCGTATTCCGAACCGTTTGGGCTCCTTCCTTTAACCCTAACCCCGAATGCGTCGTGGTCGCCTCCAGCGACGGTTCCATCGCTTCTTACTCCATTTCTTCCTGTGTTTCCAAACACGTTAGTCTTTCTCTTCCTACTTTTTCATATTATCACCCCCCAAAAAAGAATGTAATTGAAAGAATAGAAAATATTTTCACCTGCATTTCGCGTTTATTTGCAGCCGATTGGTTTCTGCAGTGCTAGGGCTCAACGGTAAAATAACTGTTTATTCGGTGCACTATTAAGTTAATTAATGAATTGATTACTGTTTCCAGTTTGAGTGAAAGTAACCGGTTGTGCTTCCGGTTGTGGTGGAATTTGATAGGTTGTTACCGGCTGAGCCGGAGGGTTTCCTTGAAGGGCATGATGGACCTGCGTATGACGTGAAATTCTACGGCAATGGCGAAGATTCTTTGTTGTTAAGGTTTAATACAATATCTTGCAATTGATATTTTCTCCATTTTGTTGGACCCAGGGGTGAATTGTTATCAGTCATTTCAGGCAATCAACTAACCTAAGCTATTTTCTCAATTATCTACCTGAATCAATAGAAAAAATGTCACGAAGATCCAAGTTAAAAAACTAAGCAAATAAAGCACATCAACTAGCAAAAACATCGACTCTTAAATCAATCGaaagtattaaaataaaataaatatgtagCAACAACATTAGCAAATGAATTAAAAGATAATATAATGAGCAAAGAGATCTGCAAGATGAAGATGAAAAGATTATGAGAAATGCATAACTTACTCGATTTCAAAAGGCAAAACTTTAGCAGAATTTGAATCTGGGGAAGCAGGGATTTTTagataagaaattttaaaattcagatcTCCACAGCTTCaagtaatataaatattaattttctttCTCGGATTTATTTAGGCAAAGAGGGAATGTTTAGGGTTTTCTCCAAGGCAGCGGCTTTGAAGATGCCGAAACTCTTTGACCTTGGTGATGTTTTTGCTCTGACACCGAAGAAAACAgtgtattttctttgttaaccaAATAAACGGCATCGTTTCCTTTTGTTTTAAACCCAGAAGGCCCATAATAATATTGGGCCATTTTTGAGGCTACGACATCAACGCTACTTCCGTTTAAAAGCTATCCTTCGAGCTCTGGGAGTTTTCAGTGAGGTGAACCGAAGGCAGAGCTGCTCGGAGCTCCATACACGATCCGAAACCGATAGAGATTCAAATTAAAGGAGAATGTGCGGGGACGCTACAAACTGGGACGAAGAAGCATATAGGGAGAGTATATTAAGGGAAAGAGAGATCCAAACTCGAACCGTATTCCGAACCGTTTGGGCTCCTTCCTTTAACCCTAACCCCGAATGCGTCGTGGTCGCCTCCAGCGACGGTTCCATCGCTTTTACTCCATTTCTTCCTGTGTTTCCAAACACGTTAGTCTTTCTCTTCCTACTTTTTCATATTATCACCCCCCAAAAAAGAATGTAATTGAAAGAATAGAAAATATTTTCACCTGCATTTCGCGTTTATTTGCAGCCGATTGGTTTCTGCAGTGCTAGGGCTCAACGGTAAAATAACTGTTTATTCGGTGCACTATTAAGTTAATTAATGAATTGATTACTGTTTCCAGTTTGAGTGAAAGTAACCGGTTGTGCTTCCGGTTGTGGTGGAATTTGATAGGTTGTTACCGGCTGAGCCGGAGGGTTTCCTTGAAGGGCATGATGGACCTGCGTATGACGTGAAATTCTACGGCAATGGCGAAGATTCTTTGTTGTTAAGGTTTAATACAATATCTTGCAATTGAtatttttctccatttttgttGCATTTAATCGTGTACATGAAATGTAGGAAATTGGTTTATTTAGCATTGTTGAGCTTATTTGAAGCTTAAGCTGAATCCTGCCATTGTTCATTAACTTGACGGAGTTTGACTAGAGCAGGAGCTAATTGCTACTGGTTGGTGAACCCTCAATTATTATACATTACAGTATAGACTTCATTTTTGCAGTTGTGGTGACGATGGTAAAATTAAAGGATGGCGGTGGAAGGAATTTACCGAATCTGAGGTGCCTATTACCTTTCAAGGTACCAGATTTTGGAACTGTATAGTTTGTTTTTTTTAACTAGTTAGAGTTTGTGTGAGACCACCACTTAATGCATGAATTTAACGTGGAAGGGATGAGCATAGTATCTTTGGTCtttaccttttttttcttttagtaaTCTGAATCTTTCTTTTAGCTTTAAATGTTGGCCATCTGGTTTTTCAGTCATGGTCTCTGACACTCAGGTAAGCAAAGACAAATGGTATTTCCTGTCATTTAAATGCTCTGGGTTGGAAACACAATTTTGTGTGTATTTTGGCCTAGTTGTCTACATGTCATAATTTGCCAAttcatttttgatgtttttgcaGGAAACCATATGAAGCCAGTGCTTGATTTGATCAATCCACAAGATAAGTGCGTAATCACAGCTTATAGTGGATGCTCTTGTGCGCTTTAATGCATATCCTTTGACTTTTTCATTAATAGTTAATCGTAGATTCTCATTCCATTAGCTCTTTTCACTCTTGTATCATGTGAGTGATCTTTCTTGAGTCCAAAAATTAGTTGTAATTTCTATCATAGAGTTAAGCTGACCAAATGTTATTTTCAGATCTGTTGTTTTTTGTTTTGGAAAACAATTAGGTCCCGGAAAAGGAATTACTTGTTATTGTTCTATTCTTTAAAATCAACTTAACTTCCCCTTTTTTTGGTGTGTAACATCTAATTGCTATTCCCAGAGGTCCATGGGGTGCTCTCTCTCCAATTCCTGAGAATAATGCCATTGCTGTTGATCCTCAGGTTTTTAATACCTTTCCCACATTTGCTTATATTTATGGAGAATTATGAATTTATTTCTTCTTTCCACTCTCTGCTAAAATAGGGGGGATCCATCTTTTCTGCTGCTGGTGATTCTTATGCATATTGCTGGGATGTGGTATGTTTTTGTTCAAATGAATCTGTTCCTCATGTTCTCTCTGAGAAGTGGTTGGTTAATATTTTCCTTTTCCATTAGATGTATCTTTAAGTTCTGTTTCTGATGGAACTTTTCAGGAGAAGGGTGAAATCAAAATGGTATTTAAGGGACACACAGACTATTTGCATTGTATTCTATCACGTGCCTCTTCGAGTCAGGTCCACTTTTCCTCTCTTCATGATTCTTTATTTTGGTGGTAAATTTAATTTTGCATTTAGATAGCAGGATTAGGTATCCTTACTGCCCTAGCTTAATCCTTTTAGCTTCAGTTTGGGTTTCTTTTTGACAACAAGACTGAAAGGAACTTGTTTTTGGGTTGCCATTTTATTGATTCAATCAAGCAAAGGATATTTATCCTATAACAATAATAGTACTCTTAAAAAGAGGTCATGATGTGCTGATGGTATATGGTTTATGCTTACTGTAGCCATCTATGCATCTAAGGTTGAGAAATGAGAATTTGAGATACAGAGCAACCTTCTTAATATATctcatcttttttctttttcagatTATAACTGGATCAGAGGATGGGACTGCACGAATATGGGGTAACAGCGTGTGTTCTTATT harbors:
- the LOC108484270 gene encoding THO complex subunit 6 isoform X3; this translates as MCGDATNWDEEAYRESILREREIQTRTVFRTVWAPSFNPNPECVVVASSDGSIASYSISSCVSKHVSLSLPTFSYSRGELLLPAEPEGFLEGHDGPAYDVKFYGNGEDSLLLSCGDDGKIKGWRWKEFTESEVPITFQGNHMKPVLDLINPQDKGPWGALSPIPENNAIAVDPQGGSIFSAAGDSYAYCWDVEKGEIKMVFKGHTDYLHCILSRASSSQIITGSEDGTARIWDCKSGKCIKAIDPLKDKKLKGLISCVSCIALDASESWLACGSGQRLSVWNLTASECISSISNCASIQDVVFDNNQILAVGADPVLNRFDMNGMILSQIQCAPQSAFSVSLHPSGVTAIGGYGGLVDVISQFGSHLCTFRSHCV
- the LOC108484270 gene encoding THO complex subunit 6 isoform X2; amino-acid sequence: MRRGRLQRRFHRFYSISSCVSKHPIGFCSARAQRLLPAEPEGFLEGHDGPAYDVKFYGNGEDSLLLSCGDDGKIKGWRWKEFTESEVPITFQGNHMKPVLDLINPQDKGPWGALSPIPENNAIAVDPQGGSIFSAAGDSYAYCWDVEKGEIKMVFKGHTDYLHCILSRASSSQIITGSEDGTARIWDCKSGKCIKAIDPLKDKKLKGLISCVSCIALDASESWRDSYSGSYEHLFLPMLVKDLSSTYQLY
- the LOC108484270 gene encoding THO complex subunit 6 isoform X1, whose amino-acid sequence is MRRGRLQRRFHRFYSISSCVSKHPIGFCSARAQRLLPAEPEGFLEGHDGPAYDVKFYGNGEDSLLLSCGDDGKIKGWRWKEFTESEVPITFQGNHMKPVLDLINPQDKGPWGALSPIPENNAIAVDPQGGSIFSAAGDSYAYCWDVEKGEIKMVFKGHTDYLHCILSRASSSQIITGSEDGTARIWDCKSGKCIKAIDPLKDKKLKGLISCVSCIALDASESWLACGSGQRLSVWNLTASECISSISNCASIQDVVFDNNQILAVGADPVLNRFDMNGMILSQIQCAPQSAFSVSLHPSGVTAIGGYGGLVDVISQFGSHLCTFRSHCV